In Colias croceus chromosome 19, ilColCroc2.1, the following are encoded in one genomic region:
- the LOC123700528 gene encoding fatty acid-binding protein 2-like codes for MAYFGKTYVEEKSENYEALVRSLKIPDELVDMVVKSKTKQKIEKNGDEYVFTLQFNDRAKVLHFKSGVEFEESVGPKGISKTTFTVDGNKITQVQKFQDGIVVTSVGEYYPDKLDVTMTTTSWPGTVKRYFVAE; via the exons ATGGCGTACTTTGGCAAAACCTATGTTGAAGAAAAATCGGAAAATTATGAAGCATTGGTAAGAAGTCTAA AAATACCAGATGAGTTAGTCGATATGGTTGTTAAAAGCAAaaccaaacaaaaaattgaaaaaaatggaGATGAATACGTCtttacattacaatttaatgaCAGGGCTAAAGTTTTGCATTTTAAGAGCGGCGTCGAGTTTGAGGAGTCTGTTGGTCCAAAGGGAATT tctAAGACTACTTTTACCGTAGATGGTAATAAGATCACTCAAGTCCAAAAATTCCAAGATGGTATTGTAGTTACATCAGTAGGAGAATATTATCCCGATAAACTCGATGTG acAATGACGACCACTTCCTGGCCCGGCACCGTCAAGCGGTATTTCGTCGccgagtaa